The Halomonas binhaiensis nucleotide sequence CGACCAGGGCCGAAGCTGCCTGGGATAGACCAAGAGCGGGAATGATCACGAAGCTGAATATACGAGTGCCAATACCGTAGGCTGCCAGGGTCACGGTACCAAATCCTGCCACCAGGGTGGTCATCAGCATCATACCCAAGGCTCGGGTACTCTGTTCCACTGCAGTAGGACCGCCTAGAGCAAACAAGCGCCACAACAGGTGATGATCAGGTTTTAGCTGGCTCAATTTCAACTGAATGCCCCAGCGCCCCGAGAACAGAATGTACAAACCAGCGACCGTGGATAACCCTTGAGTGATGACGGTGGCTATTGCCGCGCCACTGACTCCCATGGCAGGAACAGGACCCCAGCCTAGAATCAGCAATGGGTCGAGGATGAAGTTCAGAATTACAGTGACAAAGACAATAACCAGAGGCGTTTTAGCATCGCCCACGCCGCGCATCAACGATTGGAAGATGGCGTAGATGAACATGAACGGCAGGCCAATGAAGGAGATTTTCAGGTATAAAGCAGCCAATGGTTGGACATCATCGGCAGCGCCAAGAAAGTCGACTGCGGTTGGGCTGAGTACATAACCGACACTTCCCAGAATGAGTGACAGTACTATCATGCCGAGCATGGCCTGGGCGGATACACGATTAACCGCATCTCTGTTACCACTGCCATGATATTGGGCTGCCAGCACTGTTCCCGCTACGGCCAGGCCGATGCCTACCGAAAGCAGCAGGAAGATCAAGGGAAAGCTCAGTGACACCGCAGCCACTGCCTCGGCACCGAGGCGTCCGACCCAGAAAGCATCAATCAATTGGTAGGCAGTCTGCAGAACATTGGCCAGGACGATAGGCAAGGCCAGGCGAATGAGAGTGGAGAGAGTCGATCCATCTGTCAGACTAGGCCGGGTTGGGGGCATTGCAGGCTCTCCGTAGCACTCGAGCTATAGCATTTAAGCCATGGCACTTAGAGGAATGTAGTACTTAAGGGAATAATGAACAGTATTACGCATGTAGCGCCGCGACTGCGTCTTGGTCTTGCCATGTGGGCCAACCCTGATTGGCGTGGTGGCCTTTATCCTCCTCATGGTAGTCGTGAGGATTGGTTGGCGGATTATGGCCAAGTGTTCAACAGCGTCGAGGGCAATACCACCTTCTATAGCGGAACACCTAAAGAACAGACCATACAGGCCTGGGCGCGTCAGGCTCCGGATGATTTTCGCTTCTGCTTCAAGCTGCCCCGACAGTTGACCCATGTCCAGCGCCTGAAGGGGGTCGAAGCTGAGCTGGAAGCATTCTGGGAAGCCCTGGAACCGTTGGTTGGACGACTTGGCCCAATGATGGTTCAGCTACCGAGAGATTTTGGCCATGCTGAACTGCCTAAGCTGGAAGTACTACTAAAGCATTGGCCGAAGCAAATGCCTTGCGCGGTTGAGGTGAGACATAGTGATTTTTTCCACAAGGGGGAAGCAGAGAAAGCTTTCAACAGGTTGTTGATAAGTCATGAAGCTGATCGAGTAATGCTGGATGTTCGCCCTTTGTTTTCAACACCTGCAGGGAACCACCTCGGTATGATCAAAGCACAGGGAGAAAAGCCAAAACTCCCACTACACGTGATCTCCACGGGAAAATTTCCTATTGTCAGGTTCATCGGGCATCTTGACAGCAGCATCAATGAGCGCTACTTCGCTCCTTGGCGTGAGCGTCTGGGCCTGTGGATAAAACAGGGGAAAACCCCTTTCCTATTTGTTCATACTGCGGATAACCGAGCAGCTCCTGAACTGGCTCGTAGACTCTATACCCTGCTGACAGAAGATGCTGGCCTTCCTGATTTGGGAGCATTTTTGGGTGAACGTCAGAATCGTCTGTTATAACTAAAGAACCCTGGCGTTTTTATGGCTGTTCAGATAATTTGTCCGGTTGTTCGTCACTTGCCATGGGCGTGGGCGCTTTTCCGTTCCTATCTGAACCGATCTGATGCCTGACCCACCGGTCTTGACCGATTCGCCATTGCGTATCGGAACGAGAGGTGTACCGGCAGTGATCCTGCTGACATCCGTCAGACCCCTTGTTAGACGACAGCACTGAGAACCAGACTGTCGAGGACGTGGCGACTATAAACACAAATGCCGTTATCGCATCCGATCGATCGATGACGACACGTACTCATAAGGGTGAAATATGTCGAAAACCAACCATGCGCAGTGGTCCTCGCGCTTTTCGTTCATTCTTGCCGCGACAGGCTCAGCGGTAGGCCTAGGCAATATCTGGAAATTCCCCTATATGACGGGGGAGAGCGGTGGCGCAGCGTTCGTTCTTGTCTATCTGTTATGTATCGCGCTGATTGGTTTGCCGATTCTGGTGACTGAGTGGATGCTCGGTCGCCGTGGACAGAGTAACCCGGTCAACACCATGGCGACAGTAGCGGAGCAGGCGGGAAAATCCCGCGCTTGGCTTCTGGTCGGTGTGGCAGGTGTATTGGGTGCCTTCTTTATTCTATCTTTCTACAGTGTCATTGGCGGCTGGTCGCTGTATTACACGCTCGGTAGTGTCACTGGTGATTTCTCCGGCCAGGATGCCGATGGCATCGGGGCCTTGTTCAACGGCATGCTGGCCAATCCTGGCTTGTTGTTGCTGTGGCACTCGATCTTCATGCTGCTGGTCATCGGCATTGTGGCTCGCGGTGTGACCAAGGGCCTCGAAGGGGCTGTCAATGTACTGATGCCTGCCTTGGCACTGTTGCTGGTGATTCTGATCGGCTACGGCATGACCACTGGTCACTTCGGCCAGGCAGTGGAATTCCTGTTCTCGCCGGATTGGAGCAAGCTTAATGGTGAAACCGTGCTTGCAGCGCTGGGGCATGCTTTCTTCACCCTGTCACTGGGCATGGGCATCATGCTGGCCTATGGTTCCTACCTCGGCAAGGAAGTCAATCTGATCAAGACCGCGCGGACGGTCGTGATCATGGATACTGTCATTGCGCTTGGCGCCGGTCTGGCCATCTTCCCTATCGTATTCGCCAACGATCTGGATCTGGCATCAGGCCCGAGCCTGATCTTCGTGACTCTGCCCTTGGCCTTCGGCAACATGGGCGGGGGGACGATTCTTGGCTTGATGTTCTTCCTGCTGTTGACCTTTGCAGCCCTGACCTCGGCCATTTCTCTGCTTGAACCTGTGACCGAGTTCCTGGAAGAGCGTACGCCGCTCAGCCGTGCGGCTTCTGCCGTAGTGGCTGGCATCGGCGCCTGGGCATTGGGTATCGCTGCCCTGCTGTCGTTCAATGACTGGAGCAGTCTGACGCTGTTTGGTCTGGGTATCTTCGATCTTCTCGACAAGCTGACCAGCAAGTTCATGCTGCCTTTGACAGGCCTTGGAGCCATCATCTTCGCTGCCTGGGTGCTTGACAAAGATGTAGTGCGTGAAGAGCTGGGCCTTGGAGCCAATGGTTTCAAGCTGTGGAACCTGGTAACCCGCTTCGTTGCACCGATTGGTGTGCTGGTAGTGTTCTTCGCCAGCCTCTAAGAGCAACAAGCCACTGATAAATCAGAAGGGCTCGGCATTGGCCGGGCCCTTTTGCTGTTTCTGCTGTAGTGTTCCCGCAGAGAATCATGCGGCGATGAAGCGGCAGAGCGCCTGCAGGCGAGCGCTCAGTAGATGACCGCATAGTCGCGTGTCGTTGTATATGACGAGGAGTATTCGTGGGGCTCCGCGCCAAACCTACGCCGCTTGTAGAAATAAGCTGGCGTCAGTGCACTTTGGTCATTCCAGCATCAGTGCATGCCTTCATCATCTTCCGGTAATTCTGCAATATCTTCGGATAGGCGTTTGAATTCTTCGTGAAGCTCGATACCGCGACGGGCGCGCAGGTTGCGCTGGGCGGCGGTACGCGAGCGCTGCTCGTGTTCAACGACTTCCATACTCATGAAAATGTCGAGGAGCTCACTCTTGACGGAGGTTAACCTTTCGACATTGCGCATGATCGACTCTCCTTTGCAGTGAAGTGGGAAACGGGGCCGATATTGTCGGCATCTCCGACGTTTCCAGGGTGCCGGCATCCAGGACGCTGCTCGACACTGCACTTTTTACTATACCCCAGTTGACAGAAAGATGACGAATTGCTCCCTGTGGTCTGTGAAACAGCGAGAAGTGCCATGTGCTCTGGGTTTTGCAAAGATTCCATTGGTGGCCTAAACCCAAAGGAGGTAGACGCACAAGCGGCATAACGCGCATTCCCCTCAGGCTTGGGGCATACTGACAAGAGGCAATGGCGAAGGTCAGGCGAGTGCCGGCTCTGGAGCTGCCCCCATTAGCTAGAGCCCCCCATCAGCTAGAGAAAGGAGTCTAGGGTGAGTCGTGCGCTGTTCGATGAAATGCGACGTCGCATGGAACACTTCCGGCGGTCCGAGCAGAAGGTGGCGCGTTTCGTGCTGCGTAACCCCGATGAAGTGATCCATATGCGTATCGTTGACCTCGCTACAGAAGCCAAGGTCAGCGAGCCTACGGTGGTGCGTTTCTGTCGTGCGCTGGGCTGCGGTGGTTTTCAGGATTTCAAGCTAAAGCTGGCTCAAATGCTGGCTTCGGGCAGTCAGTTCGCTCAGTTCTCGATGAACGATAGTGACTCTGTTGCCGAATTTTCCCACAGCATCTTCGATTCCACGGTAGGGACTCTGTTGTCGGTGCGCGACCGCCTCGACAATGAAGCGTTGAGCAAGGCCATCAATGCCCTGGCCATGGCCAATCGAGTAGAGTTCTATGGCTTTGGTGCTTCCGGAGCCGTCGCCTTCGATGCACAGCACAAGTTCTTCCGTCTGCAGATTTCCACCGCGGCCTACGCCGATCCGCATATGCAGAATATGTCAGCAGTGACCCTCAACGACGGCGATGTGGTTGTGGCGATTTCCCAGACCGGGCGCACCCGAGCGCTGGTAGCGAGTGTCAAGCTGGCGCGGGAGGCTGGCGCTACTGTCATTGGCCTATGTCCCAGTGGCTCTCCGTTGGCAGAAGAAGTCAATTTACCGTTGTATATAGATGTACATGAAGACACTGAGATCTACACACCAATGAGTTCTCGCATCGCTCATCTGGTATTGATCGATGTGCTTGCCGTCGGTGTAGCCAAGACACGAGGCCCCAAGCTGGCTGAGCAACTGAAGTCGGTAAAGCGTAGCCTCAACCCTTTGCGCTTTCCGGAACCCGATGAAAGCTGAAAAGACCATGCGGTAAGCTGTAGAGCTATAAGCCATAAGCCATAAGCCATAAGCTATAAGCTATAAGCGAAGGAATCTTTACACGGTTCTGTGAAGCTTTTGAATCACTGGCTTACGGCTTACGGCTTACGGCTTACGGCTTACGGCTTACGGCTTACGGCTTACGGCTTACGGCTTACGGCTTACGGCTTACGGCTTACGGCTTACGGCTTACGGCTTACGGCTTACGGCTTCTTTTCCCCTGTCCATTCATCCAGCATTGCTGTGATAGACTAGCCCTCCATTTATGATCATGGCGGTGCCAGCCCATGGATGATTTGGCGATTCTTGATGCGCTCAACCCAGCCCAGTGCGAGGCGGTCAAAGCTCCCCAGGGCAATATGCTGGTGTTGGCTGGTGCCGGCTCCGGCAAGACTCGGGTGCTGGTGCATCGTATCGCCTGGTTGATGCAGGTCGAGGGTCTTTCTCCTTACGCCGTACTGGCAGTGACCTTTACCAACAAGGCAGCCCGGGAAATGCGTACACGCCTGGAGGCGTTGCTCAATATTTCCCTGCGCCATGTCTGGGTAGGCACTTTTCACTCCATTGCCCACCGCCTGTTGCGTACCCACTGGCAAGATGCCCGCCTGCCCCAGCACTTTCAAATCATCGACAGTGATGATCAGCTCAGGCTGGTCAAGCGTCTGCTCAAGGACAACAGCATCGATGATGAACGCTATCCACCGCGCCAGGTGCAGTCGTTCATCTCCGGATGCAAGGAAGAAGGCCTGCGCCCACATCAGGTGCGCACCCATGGCGATGCCTATGTAGAAACCATGGTGTCGCTGTACGACATCTATCAATTGACCTGTGAACGTGGCGGTCTGGTGGATTTCGGTGAGCTATTGCTGCGCAGTCTGGAGCTGTTACGCGACAATCCTGCGTTGTTGGCGCATTATCAGGAACGCTTTGCCCATGTACTGGTCGACGAGTTCCAGGACACCAATACGCTGCAATATGCCTGGTTGAAGCTTTTGACCGGGCAGAAGACGCCGATGACGGTTGTCGGTGACGACGACCAGTCGATCTATGGCTGGCGTGGCGCCAGGGTGGAGAATATCCGGCGTTTCGAAGATGAGTTTCCCAATACCAAGGTGGTGCGCCTGGAACAGAATTATCGTTCCACCAGTGCCATCCTCGATGCCGCCAATGCGTTGATTCGCCAGAATACGGATCGACTAGGCAAGGAGCTGTGGACCGAGGGTGAGCATGGCGAGCCCATCTCCGTATATGCTGGCTTCAACGACATGGAAGAAGCACGTTTCATCGTTGATACGATCAAGGAGAAGGTGGATGAAGGCTTCCTGCGTCGTGATATAGCCATACTCTACCGTTCCAATGCGCAGTCTCGTGTCATCGAAGAAACCTTGATCCGGCAGGGCATGCCCTATCGTATCTATGGTGGTCAACGCTTTTACGAACGCCTGGAAATCAAGAATGCCCTCGCGTATCTGCGCCTGCTGCTCAACCGTGATGACGATGCTTCCCTGGAACGAGTGATCAATGTGCCGGCGCGCGGGATTGGCACCCGTACCGTGGAAGTCTTGCGTGAGCGTGCCCGGCATAGTGAGGTGTCATTATGGCAGGCGCTTCATGATGCCTTGTCAGATGGAATGCTGAAGGGGCGGGCAGGCAATGCAGTCAAAGCCTTTGCCGACCTGATCGAGAGCCTGGACAACGAGACGTCTGGCCTGCCGCTTCACGAAATTATCGAGCACGTCAATGAACACTCGGGACTCATCGAACATCATCGCAGTGAAAAGGGCGAAAAAGGCCAGGCTCGGGTAGAGAACCTGGAAGAATTGATCAACGCAGCTCGTGCTTTCACCCAAGGGGAGAGTCTGGAGACCATTGAAGCGGGTGAGGGCATGGCAGCCCTGGAAGCTTTCCTGGCCGAGGCAGCGCTCAATGCGGGCGAGCATGAGGCAGATGAGTTCGAGGACTGTGTGCAGCTTATGACGCTGCATTCTGCCAAGGGGCTGGAGTTTCCGGTGGTCTTCATTGCTGGTGTCGAGGAAGGGCTTTTCCCGCACCGGATGTCCATCGAAGAGGATGGAAGACTCGAGGAAGAGCGTCGTCTGTGTTACGTCGGCGTGACTCGGGCCATGCGCAAGCTCTATCTTACCCATGCAGAAATTCGTCGCATGCATGGCAAGGAAACCTTCCAGCGTCCTTCACGTTTCCTGCGGGAAATTCCTGACTCCTTGCTTGAGGAAGTGCGCTTGCGTGGTCAGATCTCGCGGCCTGTCAGTTCCCGTCCTCAACCTGCTCGCTGGCGCCAGACCGAAGTGGCTGCCAGCGACAATCATCCTGCACTGTCCCTGGGCCAACGTGTGATGCACCCCGTCTTTGGTGAAGGTGTCATTCTCAATGCTGAAGGAGAAGGTGAGCGTGCCAGAGTTCATGTCAGCTTCGAAGGTGTCGGAGACAAATGGCTGGTACTGGGGTTCGCCAAACTGACACCGCTATGAGTGCCAGGAAGCACAGGGACTGCTGACAAAGGTCACGAGCGTAGTTTGTCTGCAACCTCGTGGCCGTTTTCTTGCCCGGCAATTTACCTATACCGCATACTGCCTGACGGACATTGCACCGGGACTGTGCAAGCCACGACCTTGTACCCGGTGCCGAAATAACAAACTCAGGAGCATGCCTTCATGCAGCGCCGTTCTTTCCTCAAGACTGCAAGCCTCGGTGCGGCCGGTGCCGTTGCAGCCCCCTTCATCAATACCAGGACCGCCAATGCCCAGGACACCATTACCTGGAACATGGTGACATCCTGGCCCAAGAACTTTCCTGCGCTAGGAACGGGGGCCAATCAGTTGGCCGAGCGGATCGAAGCGATGTCCGGTGGCCGCCTGAAGATCAAGGTACATGGCGCTGGCGAGATGGTGCCTGCAATGGAAGTATTCGATGCCGTCTCGCAAGGGACGGCCGAAATGGGCCATTCCGCGTCTTATTATTGGCGTGGCAAGGTCGCAGCCTCCCAGTTCTTCACTGCCGTGCCTTTTGGCATGACGACCACGGAAACCAATGCTTGGTTGTATAACGGCGGCGGCATGGAGTTGTGGGACGAGCTCTATGCCAAGCACAACCTCAAGCCCTTTGCGGTAGGCAATACCGGAGCTCAGGCGGCGGGGTGGTTCAAGAAGGAAATCAAGTCGCTGCAAGACATGCAAGGCCTCAAGTTGCGCCTGCCTGGCTTGGCCGGCGAAGCCATGAATGAGATTGGCGTTACGACCATGACCACTCCAGGGTCCGAGATATTCACCTCTCTGGAAACCGGAGTACTGGATGCTGCTGACTGGGTCGGCCCATATAACGACCTGGCTTTTGGACTGCACCAGGTTGCCAAGTATTACTACACGCTGGCCTGGAATGAACCGAGTGCAATCCTTGAAGGGACAGTGAACCTGGATGCCTGGAATGCACTGCCGGATGATCTCAAGGCTGTGGTGAGCGAGGCCACCAAGGCTGCCAATCTGTCCATGATCAGCGAATTTGCCATGCGCAATGCTGAAGCACTGAAGACGTTGGTGGACGAGCATAGCGTCGAAGTGCGTGCCTTCCCCGATGATGTCATGGAGGCATTGTATGCCGCTTCCAGGAAAGTCATTCAGGCCCAGGTCGATGACGACCCCGATTCTGCCAAGGTCTATGAATCCTACAAGAACTTCCAGACCAAGTTGCGTACGTTCACGGATGTGAGTGAGTTCGCTTACCTGAAGGCCCGCGATAAGGTTGTGACGGACTGATGCATATGCAGCAGGAGGGAGCGACAGTCGTTCGCGGCTGGAGAAGGTGTCTTCTGCTGCAATGCCGTGTGGCTTTTCACGGCATGTTTGTCCGCCGTCTCTCCAGGCTGATGCAAGCCCTGGTGCTGGGGCTTCTGGGGTTCTTGCCGCCTATGTCGCATGCCCATGATGTGCTGGGAAACCTCAATGCCGTAGGGTCTGACACCATGGCGGAACTCATTCTGCGTTGGGGCGAACGCCTGGAGCAGAGTCATCCCGGTGTTCGCCTGCAATTGCAGGCCAGTGGTTCTGCCAGTGCTCCGGCAGCACTGATAGCAGGTACGACCCTGCTGGGCCCCATGTCACGCCGGATGCTGCCCAGAGAGCGTGCCAGATTCACCGAACGCTATGGTTATCCGCCAACGGCCATTACAGCGGGAAAGGACGCTCTGCTGGTCGTGGTCAATCGCCACAATCCGATTGAATCCTTGAGCTTGCGCCAATTGGACGCGATCTTTTCCGATAATCGTCAGTGTGGCGGTGAAGAAGCCATCGAACAGTGGCAGCAGCTCGGTCAGGATGAACCTCAGGGCCGTATCCATCTGTATGGGCGCAACCGCGTTTCGGGGACCCATGCCATGTTCCGGCGCATTGCGCTCTGTGGTGGTTATTTTCGTACCAAGGTCAATGTCTTTCCGGGATCCGCCGCTGTGGTTTCCGCCGTGGGCAGCGATCCCTTGGGAATCGGTTATGCTGGTCTGAACCATCTCACTGCGGATGTGCATGTGGTGGGCGTTGGGGAGCCAGGGCAGGCCGTTGTGCCTAGCCGCCAGACATTGCGCAACAATCAGTATCCGATGGCCCGTCATCTGCTGATCTATGCCAACCTGCCGCCCGGTGGCAGTTTGCCGCCAACGGAACAGGCTTTCCTGGACCTGGTGCTTTCTCCATCTGGGCAGGAAATCGTGGAAGAACTGGGCTTTGTCACTTTGTCGATTCCGCAGTTGAACCAACAGCGTCGTCAACTTGGATTGCCTGAACTGGGCAGCAAGGGTGAGGTACGTTGACGATGAGCACGTTGAACATGAGGCGATTCCATCGTTATCCGGTCTTGGATAGAACTTCATTGGATAAAGCTTCAGGCATCGCTGTCATCTTAATGTCATGAATCTGTCTTAACTTTACGCTAGGGAAACACAGCAAGATTATCTACAAGGGTGGCCTGAAAGTGGCGGTGCTTATCCCGGCGGCAGGCTGATTCAACATTTCCTCATATCCCGGACCGTACATTGCTTGCGGCCTTGCAGTCGTTCCTGTTGGACACTCGTACATGCCAGAACCCGCGCCATTCAGCTCGCTTCATCGCCATCGCCAGCGTCGTGATCGACTCGCTACTGCCCTGATCACCGCAGGAGGTGTCGGCGTGCTGCTGGCGGTACTGGCGATCGGTATCTTTCTGGTGACAGAAGTATTGCCGCTGTTTCTCTCGGATAGCGGGCCAAGCCTGACCGCATTATGGCAGCCACAGGCCAATGTCGATGGTGTGGTCGAATATCGCTGGTTACCGGAAAGCCTGAAAGGGGGAGGGATTCCCCAGTTGAATCTGCTACCCCTCGTCTGGGGGACCCTGGAAGCCGCGTTGTGGGCTCTGGTCCTGGCCATTCCACTGGCCCTGGGGGCAGCCGCACATTCCAGTCTCTTCATGTCGCCCAGGCTGCGTCACCGCATTCGCCCGACCCTGGAGTTGATGGAAGCCATGCCCAGTGTGGTCCTGGGTTTCATTGCCGGGCTCGTTCTGGGCCCATGGGCTGAACGCCACCTGGCCGAAACCTTCACGGTCATTGCTGCCCTGCCCTTGGGAATATTGCTGGTGGCAGGATTGCGACGCTGCCTGCCGGGGTCAATTCGACATTGGCTCTCGTTGCGCTGGGCGGCGCTGTGGTTGATTCCATGCCTGGCAGGCAGCGTCATCGTTGCGCTGTGGGGGGCATCATACTGGGAAAACCTATGGTTTGACGGTGACTTGCGCGCCTGGATGGAAATACATCTGGGGCTTGATGTCCAGGCTCGTAATGCGTTGATTCTGGGGTTGGCCATGGGCTTTGCTGTCATGCCTGGGATCTATGCCCTGGCTGAAGATGCACTCTCGGACGTGCCCAAGGAGCTTTGCGAAGGTGCCCAGGCCATGGGCGCGACTCGCTGGCAAACCCTGACCAAGGTGATGCTGCCAGTGGCATTACCCGGGATTTTTTCTGCTGTCATGATCGGGGCTGGGCGTGCCGTCGGAGAGACCATGATTGTTCTGATGGCCAGTGGCAATACAGCCCTGATGAGTGCCAACCCGCTTGACGGACTTCGGTCGCTGGCATCCAGCATTGCCATTGAGCTGCCTGAAGCGGTAGTGGGAAGCTCTCATTATCGGTTGCTTCTGCTGGCGGCCCTGGCACTGTTCATCTTTACTTTCGTGGTCAATACCCTGGCTGAAGTGGTTCGTTCTCGGCTGCGTCAGCGTCTGGTACGCCAGCGGAGCATGCGATGAAGATCCCCGGGCATGCAGCAGCGAAGGGAGCGCCTCGACGCTGGCAAGGAGAAGGGCCCTGGGCTTGGTTGTCTGCCGCTGCCGTGGCGCTTTCACTGTTGCTGCTGGGAGCATTGCTGGTATTGCTGGCCACTCGGGGTCTGGGGCACTTCTGGCCAGCGGATCTGCATCAACTGAGACTTGCCGATGGACAGCGCCTGATAGGGGTTCCTGTAGAGACGCGCCAGCTTCCTGATGACTCTGGGTATGAACGGCGTTATTTCACTGCCAATCGTGACCATCAGGGTGGAATCTGGACCTGGGTGGCAGAGGATGCCATTGAACAGGATCGTACGCCGGATGATCTGATTGTTCTGCAGCGTGGGCGCTGGGGCGCTTTCTTTGGGCGCCTGGTGGCCGTGGTGACAGAAACGGAACGCTTCGGAGGCGATCGGGCCTGGCAGGCATTGCGGCAACGCCTCGACCATCTTGATGAGCTGCGCCAGCAGAGTGAATCTCTGAGGCGTGACCATATCCTTCCGCTGATTCGGCAGATGGAGGGGATGGATGAGCATTCACGACTGAGTGAACAGCTCTCCAAGCTGGAGCAGCAGGCACTGACATTGCAGCGGGCCATGACGGGCACGGTACTGGTGCTTGAAACAGCCGATGGCAAGCGTTTTGAGCAACCGCTGGCAAGTGTGTTGGATGCATGGCATCCCAACAGCATGGGAAGTGTCGAGAAGCTGACTCGCTGGGCCAGGGGAGTCTGGCAGTTCCT carries:
- the uvrD gene encoding DNA helicase II translates to MDDLAILDALNPAQCEAVKAPQGNMLVLAGAGSGKTRVLVHRIAWLMQVEGLSPYAVLAVTFTNKAAREMRTRLEALLNISLRHVWVGTFHSIAHRLLRTHWQDARLPQHFQIIDSDDQLRLVKRLLKDNSIDDERYPPRQVQSFISGCKEEGLRPHQVRTHGDAYVETMVSLYDIYQLTCERGGLVDFGELLLRSLELLRDNPALLAHYQERFAHVLVDEFQDTNTLQYAWLKLLTGQKTPMTVVGDDDQSIYGWRGARVENIRRFEDEFPNTKVVRLEQNYRSTSAILDAANALIRQNTDRLGKELWTEGEHGEPISVYAGFNDMEEARFIVDTIKEKVDEGFLRRDIAILYRSNAQSRVIEETLIRQGMPYRIYGGQRFYERLEIKNALAYLRLLLNRDDDASLERVINVPARGIGTRTVEVLRERARHSEVSLWQALHDALSDGMLKGRAGNAVKAFADLIESLDNETSGLPLHEIIEHVNEHSGLIEHHRSEKGEKGQARVENLEELINAARAFTQGESLETIEAGEGMAALEAFLAEAALNAGEHEADEFEDCVQLMTLHSAKGLEFPVVFIAGVEEGLFPHRMSIEEDGRLEEERRLCYVGVTRAMRKLYLTHAEIRRMHGKETFQRPSRFLREIPDSLLEEVRLRGQISRPVSSRPQPARWRQTEVAASDNHPALSLGQRVMHPVFGEGVILNAEGEGERARVHVSFEGVGDKWLVLGFAKLTPL
- a CDS encoding sodium-dependent transporter, producing the protein MSKTNHAQWSSRFSFILAATGSAVGLGNIWKFPYMTGESGGAAFVLVYLLCIALIGLPILVTEWMLGRRGQSNPVNTMATVAEQAGKSRAWLLVGVAGVLGAFFILSFYSVIGGWSLYYTLGSVTGDFSGQDADGIGALFNGMLANPGLLLLWHSIFMLLVIGIVARGVTKGLEGAVNVLMPALALLLVILIGYGMTTGHFGQAVEFLFSPDWSKLNGETVLAALGHAFFTLSLGMGIMLAYGSYLGKEVNLIKTARTVVIMDTVIALGAGLAIFPIVFANDLDLASGPSLIFVTLPLAFGNMGGGTILGLMFFLLLTFAALTSAISLLEPVTEFLEERTPLSRAASAVVAGIGAWALGIAALLSFNDWSSLTLFGLGIFDLLDKLTSKFMLPLTGLGAIIFAAWVLDKDVVREELGLGANGFKLWNLVTRFVAPIGVLVVFFASL
- a CDS encoding TRAP transporter substrate-binding protein, which produces MQRRSFLKTASLGAAGAVAAPFINTRTANAQDTITWNMVTSWPKNFPALGTGANQLAERIEAMSGGRLKIKVHGAGEMVPAMEVFDAVSQGTAEMGHSASYYWRGKVAASQFFTAVPFGMTTTETNAWLYNGGGMELWDELYAKHNLKPFAVGNTGAQAAGWFKKEIKSLQDMQGLKLRLPGLAGEAMNEIGVTTMTTPGSEIFTSLETGVLDAADWVGPYNDLAFGLHQVAKYYYTLAWNEPSAILEGTVNLDAWNALPDDLKAVVSEATKAANLSMISEFAMRNAEALKTLVDEHSVEVRAFPDDVMEALYAASRKVIQAQVDDDPDSAKVYESYKNFQTKLRTFTDVSEFAYLKARDKVVTD
- a CDS encoding DUF72 domain-containing protein translates to MWANPDWRGGLYPPHGSREDWLADYGQVFNSVEGNTTFYSGTPKEQTIQAWARQAPDDFRFCFKLPRQLTHVQRLKGVEAELEAFWEALEPLVGRLGPMMVQLPRDFGHAELPKLEVLLKHWPKQMPCAVEVRHSDFFHKGEAEKAFNRLLISHEADRVMLDVRPLFSTPAGNHLGMIKAQGEKPKLPLHVISTGKFPIVRFIGHLDSSINERYFAPWRERLGLWIKQGKTPFLFVHTADNRAAPELARRLYTLLTEDAGLPDLGAFLGERQNRLL
- the hexR gene encoding transcriptional regulator HexR — translated: MSRALFDEMRRRMEHFRRSEQKVARFVLRNPDEVIHMRIVDLATEAKVSEPTVVRFCRALGCGGFQDFKLKLAQMLASGSQFAQFSMNDSDSVAEFSHSIFDSTVGTLLSVRDRLDNEALSKAINALAMANRVEFYGFGASGAVAFDAQHKFFRLQISTAAYADPHMQNMSAVTLNDGDVVVAISQTGRTRALVASVKLAREAGATVIGLCPSGSPLAEEVNLPLYIDVHEDTEIYTPMSSRIAHLVLIDVLAVGVAKTRGPKLAEQLKSVKRSLNPLRFPEPDES
- a CDS encoding phosphate ABC transporter substrate-binding protein, translating into MFVRRLSRLMQALVLGLLGFLPPMSHAHDVLGNLNAVGSDTMAELILRWGERLEQSHPGVRLQLQASGSASAPAALIAGTTLLGPMSRRMLPRERARFTERYGYPPTAITAGKDALLVVVNRHNPIESLSLRQLDAIFSDNRQCGGEEAIEQWQQLGQDEPQGRIHLYGRNRVSGTHAMFRRIALCGGYFRTKVNVFPGSAAVVSAVGSDPLGIGYAGLNHLTADVHVVGVGEPGQAVVPSRQTLRNNQYPMARHLLIYANLPPGGSLPPTEQAFLDLVLSPSGQEIVEELGFVTLSIPQLNQQRRQLGLPELGSKGEVR
- a CDS encoding PA3496 family putative envelope integrity protein; the encoded protein is MRNVERLTSVKSELLDIFMSMEVVEHEQRSRTAAQRNLRARRGIELHEEFKRLSEDIAELPEDDEGMH
- a CDS encoding MATE family efflux transporter, whose translation is MPPTRPSLTDGSTLSTLIRLALPIVLANVLQTAYQLIDAFWVGRLGAEAVAAVSLSFPLIFLLLSVGIGLAVAGTVLAAQYHGSGNRDAVNRVSAQAMLGMIVLSLILGSVGYVLSPTAVDFLGAADDVQPLAALYLKISFIGLPFMFIYAIFQSLMRGVGDAKTPLVIVFVTVILNFILDPLLILGWGPVPAMGVSGAAIATVITQGLSTVAGLYILFSGRWGIQLKLSQLKPDHHLLWRLFALGGPTAVEQSTRALGMMLMTTLVAGFGTVTLAAYGIGTRIFSFVIIPALGLSQAASALVGQNIGAGKTERAEKTAYASAAIAFVSLTAVGILCFFFADPLVAIFVPDAHQVIEEGALFVRITALTFGLMGTQIVIAGAFRGAGDTVMAMAIALVSLWVLQFPLAWILAERTSLQEIGIYWAYPIQNIITAVVAWMWFRSGRWKRHRLIDGEDGEASLKTAATSVPPVDSPNKRP